In Leishmania braziliensis MHOM/BR/75/M2904 complete genome, chromosome 27, the DNA window CCTCTTCCGAAGCCAGCAGCCCCACCCCATGCAGCGCAAGCTCTTCTGCAACGTGACGGATCGCCCAGTGGTTGAGTCGCAAAGCGCTGAGATGCTGCGCATGTTGCCGTCcagggaggaaaaaaagctggaacaggagaaggagcgcgaAAAGGTGGCCGCGATGGACTCGATGGTAGACTCACTTGCCGACAACCCTGCGTTACTGGAGAGCATGCTGAGCATGAATCCGATGATCAAAAATATGCAGAAAAAGTCTCCCGAGGTAGCGCGTATGTTGAAAGACCCCGACACACTGCGGATGCTTTTGAAGTCCTCTGTCGAcccgcagcgacggcgagaGATGGAGCGCAACGCAGAGCTGCAACTGGCCCACATCGCTGCCTTGCCTGGGGGTCAGCAGATGATCAACCACTACATGGATCAGCTCACgcaggacgaggaggagagcgacatACAACGGCAACTGCGCCTTGGCACGTCGTCGATCGAGGTGAGCAACGAGCTCTACCACCCAGACCCGACCAAAGAGGCGAACAATGACCCGTTGCCGAACCCGTGGGCTACACCGGCTGGGACGGCGTCAGGCGCCGTGCCTCAAGCAGCCAGTGCCTTTCCatttggcgctgctgagggtTTTCCCTTTGCCAACCCATTCGGCTTCCCGCCTGCACCCGTCTCTTTcagtggcgctgccactGACACAATAGGATTCCCAGTTGTAGCAGGCACTGCCCCCGCGCTATCGGGCGAACCGGACCAGGCAGCCATGGATGCGATGGTTAATGTAATGTTGCGATCGATGAGCACGTCACCGCCAACACCGACAGCTACCACCGCTAGTTCACCGCCACCTTTGATTGCGGCGCCAGCGGGATCTGCAATTCCATCAGCGTTGTCTGAGGAAGTCATGCAGCATGGCCTGTCGACACTGCGTGATATGGGATTTGAGGACGAGGCTCTATGCCGTGAGGCGCTGACGGTTTGCGGTGGCGACGCGGAGGCGGCTGTGGAGTATATTGCGGAACATCAGGTGGAGTAGGGGCGTGCTGACATTTATCCTGTCGTGCTTGTGCAAAGAAAAACTAACGGCTTGCAGGCAACGGCGCTCACCTTCTTTGCGAagctctcttcctccgtgGGGACAGGTGGTGCGACGCTGAAAGACATCAAGTAAGGAGTGGCAGCTGCGTGTTATAAAAAGCAACACACTCCGGTAAAGCCACACAAGACTGCGATCATCTTTGCTTGCATCTGCCGCGCTGAGCAAGAAACAGTGGTGATGGACCCTGGTTCGCTGCTAAGGCTGCTCAATCAACGAAACATAGAAGAACAAGTGTGGTGATTGTTGCGAGCTCAGTCTCCTGCCGCATGGCGCTCGGCACGGACTTTGCAAGGACGTACAACAGCAGCGATGTAGGGTACGTGTGCGCAAATGCCAGAGTTACAGGCCTGTCGTGTGCGCCTCCCACTTCAGTTTGTTTGTGCACATTTTGCAGAATCATCGACCTTCTCGATGCGCTCCACACGACAATGCCCCATGTCAGAGATACCGGCGACAGCTGGAGAGTCTGTGGACTGTGTTGCCGGTCTCGGACACCAAACCCAACATTTCCTGTTACCCGTACGACGggccccgctgccgccgaccccGAGCAGAACCCTGGACCCTGCCTGCGTGCATGAAGGCGTGCAGTCCACTCCGGTGCATCTGGCGccggtcgcgcagcacgtacCCGCGGAAGGGCGGGAAGAGCCCGTACGACGCATGTCCCAATTCGGCGGCCGGAGGGTTCCTCCTAGAGGGCCGGGATTCACCTGTGGCGCGGCAAAGCGGTGGAGAGGAGTTGTGGTTGTGTGCCCATTGAGTTGTGGGCGGCCTGTACTTGGTGGAattgggggtgggggactTATtgcaagcaaaaaaaaaggaaggaaaTGTGTACGTTTGTGCTTATGCTGCTTATTCGCGTGCCTCGagttctctctttctctctctctcttgtgggGGACGTTACATCGATGAAAGGGAGCCGGAAAAATAGACTCAAAACGGCTTACTCTTTTTCAGGATACGTtggctggtggtggtggtggtggtggtgcatgCATGCTGTTTTATAGAGAGAGGCATGTGGCCCTCTTTGTTCCTTGGCAAAGGGTTACGTGTCCGTATGAAattttcctcctcccacacCTCGTCCGACACATCGACTGTGTTCGACTGTTGTTCTGCGCGCTTGTTCTGTGTTGAGCTGTCTAGGCCTTTCTTCTGCGTCTATCTCTGTGATGCCGAAATGGAggtttctctctctacccccgtcagaagaggagggagggctgCCACTGTCATGTATGCGCTTTGATTGATCTTCGCTAACGCCTGCTCTCTActtcttcgcttcttttATGCGCGTTATGTTCTGGTGAGTGACACGATGCATCGCTGACACACGTTCTACCGGTGCCCGCCCAGCCGGGTATACAGCTGCCGGTTGCCGTTGCACAACGTTGTGAAGGACGTgaacggcgaggaggagaaatgAACAGCGCGATGCGCTTTGCTTTTTGCTGTGTTGCGGGGGCAgtgggtgcgtgggtgtggcgGCCGTCGCTGGCCCAGAGTGCGGAGTGCTACCGCGGCATTCAAAACCCACTCACATTCCGCAATCCACAACGCAAAGGTCAAGTCTTCAGCCAGCGCTATGAACCGTATCAACTAGGCGAGATCATCCCCATCACTTCTGACGTAGCGCTTTTCCGCTTCCTTCTCCATAACAGCGAAGATGAGTTTAACTTGAAGCCGTGCTCGACACTCCAGGCGTGCTACAAGTACGGTGTGCAGCCGAAAGACCAATGCCAGCGCTTCTACACCCCTGTGACAGCCAACCACACACAAGGCTACTTCGACCTCATTgtgaagcgaaagaaagaCGGCCTCATGACAAATCATCTGTTCGGCATGCATGTCGGTGACACGCTGCTCTTCCGCAGTGTCGCCTTCAAAATCCAATACCGCCCAAACCGATGGAAGCACGTGGGCATGATCGGTGGTGGCACCGGTTTCACTCCATTTCTGCAGCTCATCCGACACGCCTTGATGGAGCGCTCGGATTCCACGGAGGTAGACGAGACGAAGCTCTCCTTCCTGTTTTGCAACCGTACGGAGCGGCACATCCTCCTCGGTGGTGTCTTCGATGACCTCGCAAGGCGGTATCCAGATCGGTTCCGGATGTTCTACACAATCGACCTCGCCGTGGACAAGGAGAAGTGGCTGGAGCGGGAAAATCACTTCCTCGGATACGTGACGACCGACATGATCTGCCGCAGTATGCCGGCGccggaggaaaagaagaagattGTCATGCTATGCGGACCGgacccgctgctgtcgcacGTGGCCGGGACCCCAATCTCAACTATGTCCTCCATGTCTGGTAGCCTCAATATCCAGCCCATGGCAACGGACATCAACAATCTTGTCAGCCTCGGGGGTCTTTTGAAGGAGCTCGGCTACGATAACACTGACGTTTACCGCTTCTAAAGAGAGGCCCAGGAGTTGGGGTGCCGTCGGGCCGTCGTCACGCGAGCACGGCATACGCGTCCAGTCCTCGCCAGGGCTGCCTTTGCTCAgcaacgcgcgcgcgcgtgtgtgtatgtttcACTGAAACCCACGCACTCTTGCAGCTGCGCCCTTCATACTTCTCGAGGCCCGTTTCCCCACGATCGAATCGGGGTACACGCAGTGAGGAAAGGGAAGCCGGACGCCGCCCCATAGCCCAGCCCATCAACCTGTTCGTCACACAACCCGTTTCGCTTTTATAGGTCAAATGCCACAAAAGAAAAGTGAAGAGCATCACGACTGGACAACACTGCGCCATCGAAGTGGGTGATTGGCGATGGCGCAGTGTGGACACGATCTTTCGCTTCGTGTGCTACACAGCTCCTTGAGGACCCCCAGCCTTTTCCCTTGTCTCTTCTCTTGGTTTCGTGAGCACACCGACACCGATGTGCTACGGTATTGgcgcgccaccccccccccaagaaaaaaagggtgAATGATGACGAGTCCtacttctcttctcctccatctTTGCCTGCTGGTAAGTAAGATCAGCCTTTCCTCATCGAACGAAAGCGAAACACAAACAGGCATACGACTGCATCTCCAACAATGGCCGATCTGCGCCACACCGTGTGCGCCTCAAACAAGCCGGACCGGTCCTGGTGAGGCTTTAATGCGGGGATCCCTGCATCCCACCTGGGGATGGACTTGTCACCCTACATTGAGACACTTTCACTCTGTCAGTCACCGACTTTGATGAAGACTGCCCGTCCATCAATCAGTGCGGCATCACAGAGGATTCATGGGAGGGCCCCGTGGGAAGCTCCGCTCGGTGGAGTTGttgccccccttcccccaacGCAGCCATCACACAACTCTTGCGATATGAAGTACGCCTCCCAGACGCGTGCATTGCACAGTTTGAAAGCTACGAGCATAGGAAGCACCTTAAAAAAGAAGCGTCAAAGTCTTCTCTGCCTGGCAgagacaaagaaaaggaggcgagCAAAGAGGGCTGCCCCATCTCTCCGAATTAGTGGGGGGTGCTTAGGACGCTCCATTCCTACGCCGCCTTCCACGAGTTCGAACTCGAGCTCAAACACACCGAGGGCAAGTTGAGACGACTCTTTAGCGGCTCCCTGGCTGTTTGCAACAAGCTCACCTGCAAGGTTGTGCCGGTTCCGAATTTCTGCTCTTCGCTGCGGGAGGTGCGAGTTCAGATTGCCGCCCTGCGCGCTCATGTCACACGGCAACCCCAGCTTGCCATCCCGCCCCAGCAAGGGTGACTGCCTTTACCGAGCTGTCCCAGTCCCATTCATCGCGTCCAGGGCACAAAGTGCTCAGATGACGCTCGCATCCGTGAATCTCGGACCAGAGAGGGTAGCAACGGACTGCCGTAGGTACGGGACGTGGGCCGTTGTGAGGAGCAAGCGCCTAATGGCGACGTCAGGGTCACCAACGTTGCGAAGTGAAACGGGTATGTGTTGTTGCGGCGGTTGTCGAGGTCGTTGGTGACTTGTACAGCGCGACAGAAGATAGTGGTAACGGAATCTGTGAAAGGTGTGGAACAGCTCACGcaagggaggcggaggaccACCACGTGGTCACAAATGCGCAGCCTGTGGTCCCCATTAGTCCTGTTCGCGAGTGTGGCCGACCTCCCGCTAAGCGAGCATGCCGCCGTGCTGTTCCTTCATGCGATGGGGGACGTTGGTGCAAGCAAAGCACATGTTTACTCGTCACATCATGGACATTCGGCAGAGGCAGGGTGAGCGCAATCAAGGACTAGCGCTAATGAACGCAGCGGTTGGAGCGATtggcgctccgcctcctgtCCAACAGGCCAAATTGCTGAGCGCAGCCCGTCTGTTCTCcgtgtgtgccgctgctgctgacgtggGGAGCGGCGGGTCGATGGGGCGTGGCCCCCAGTCCCATGAGCCACGGCGCACACCCCACCAGCCCAGCGGCGGGATCGCCCCGCGCTGTGGGTGCCGCGACCAAATGTAGCAGAGCCCGGCGCATTCCGCTCCAATTTGCTCTGCGTaatgcgcgtgtgcgctggcGCAGTTCCTGATagcggcaggaggagggaagcgaCCGGCCGAGAAAGtccttgtgcgccccacgCCTCGGATGGGCGGCGTCTTTCTTTCCTGTGGAGACTTCGTTTACAGCACGAAGAAGGGGCCAGTCTACACGTCCTCTACACACCACCCGAGGCGAgtccgccgccgctggcgatTTCATGCCTGACTGGGCATACACCAAGCCACCCTACATTGGAGCTTCGCAGTACGCTACGGCGCCGAACAAGTCAGCGCCGCACGCCACTCAGCGACTCCGTCGCTGAGCTCTCATACACGGCCACGCCTGAACTCATCATATCGGCCGTTCATCCTGCAGACGGCCCGAGCCGGGACCCCGCGTATGAAAGGGGCGGGGCCTGTACTGTGGTCGAAGTCGTGGAAACGATATGGTGCTCGTCCGTGAGAAGGGAATGCAGAAATCAGattcccctctctgcccacGGCCAACACAATTTGTGGACACCGCCCCATAGCAGGCGcaatgcaaaaaaaaaaagaaacaaatgGAGCCCCTAAGAACGATGAATTACGTTTTTCTGCTTCccatcgctctctctctctctctttctggcGCACTCTTTGATCTTTCCGTAGCGAGAGACAAGCatcttcacacacacacacacacaacttCATGCGTACACGCCAGTGCAGGTAAGCGTGCAGTCACTCAGACACGAGGTAAGGCTGCTTCTTCATGAACTGATGAAACGCTAGTGTGTTGTGTCGGTTTGAGCAACTACAGAACATAGTTGAGTTACTCTTCCCTAGGACACTCGATGAAGTGGGCtgggagggagagtgaagagaaaaatgcAGGTGAGATATCTATGCGGgggtgcaccaccacctccgccctCAGTGAACAACCCGCACTCCGCGCAGAAGTCGTGTGCACTAACAGTTATGCGGTGTAAGTGGGTGTGTTTGTTCTTCGCGTATGGATTTTGTTTAAAAATGGGCCCGTCGTGGAAGAGTTAATGAGTCGAGTGACCAGCCAGACAGTGGAATACCTGtgcttcctccctctttatcccctctctgtttctttccCCGCCATCTCCCCCCTTACATGCTCTTCACCTAGTCATCGGATCGACAGCACCCTCAGAGATATCAGGTGGATCGTACACAACGCCAGCCATTTCACACGGAGTTGGCCACAGTCAACTccactctcttccccccctctgcttGCACGTGCTgccattccccccccccctcctccccatccGCTAGTCTCTACAGTCTAACGTCTTCACTGCGCTTTGTGATATCTTATCGTTGTTTCAGGACTCACcatgctgcgccgcacacaTATCGCCTTTACGGGCCGCGCCATGATCTCGCGTGGTAGCCCCGAGTGGTCTCATCGCCTTGATCTAAAGAAGGGCAAGAAAACGACGCTGGCACACAAGCTCGGTACCAGCAAGCCCAACAACGCCCTACAGTACGCGCAGATGACGCTGCACGACTTGACGGAGTGGGTCTTGGCCTACTCGCCCTGGCCGCTCACCTTCGGTCttgcctgctgcgccgtggAAATGATGCACTCCTACTCGTCGCGCTACGACTTGGACCGCTTCGGGATCGTGCCCCGTCCGTCTCCTCGACAAGCGGAGATCATTATTGTATCCGGCACCGTAACGAACAAgatggcaccgctgctgcgaaACATCTATGTGCAGATGGTGAACCCAAAGTGGGTGATTTCGATGGGTAGCTGcgccaacggcggcggctaCTACCACTTCTCCTACGCTGTGCTTCGCGGCTGCGAGCGGTCGATCCCGGTCGACTTCTGGATCCCTGGCTGCCCGCCGTCTGCCGAGAGTCTCGTGTTTTGTCTGCACAACCTGCAGAAGAAGATTCGCTGGCACGAAATTCAAAAGTATTCGGTGCGGTAAGCTGCGAGAAAGACGacagagcgagcgagagagagagagagagagcgagtcgCACACGTACGTGATCGAGTGAATACGTGTCACGGAGGAATAGGAGGGATAAGGCAATGCGAGGCAAGCAAGCGAGCAGGCGAAGCAGATAGCGGGGTGCGATCCCAAAAAGGGACATCGGCGGATGCAGGCAGCCACTGCAATCTCGTATTTGTGGACGATGTCGAGGACATGCCTCTACATCGCGGGACTTTCTCCTTTGTAGGTGCGGGCGTGTCcactgcctccgccaccctcagttctctttccctcgtgtgtgtgtgggggtgtgtgtggcctTAGATCGTTGCTCTCTCTGCATCCCTTTCCTATCACGGCTTTCTTCGATTTTGCTTCTCTCCATTCCCGCGTGCGGTGCATCAGTGCATCGTCGTGGAGCTTTTCTTGAATGTAGAGGAAGTGTTTCCAGGCATGTATGTAAAGGCCAGACTACTGCACTCTTTCGCTTGCTTGCCGTGGcggagtgcgtgcgtgagtgtgtgctGGCATATCTCTCTTCCACACTATTCTGAATTTGCTGTAGGTTGgcgctgttgttgttctcgcTCACTCTtttgctgcctctctctctctccgccccGTGCCACCATGaggcacacaaacaaacaccacacgtgcacgcctcgctgtgtgtgtgtgtctctctttctttacCGCTCTCCCCTCTGCCAACTCACATTTCTCTGCTCCATCTTTCTGATCGTTGGTGGATTTGGCGGCTTTAGTATGGGCAGCTGTGGGTCGTGTGGTCCTTTGTCGTCACCGTACGCTGAACAAGAGCAACGCAACTCACTGCACGTGCTTTctcccaaaaaaaaaaaaaacaggtACATAGGACGGGCCATGCGCATCTTCGCGAACGCATGTCCTCGCGCTCCGCACTGCCGCTATAGCTGCGGCACTGTGAAGGCTTCTGTGGTGAGACATAGAACCCGGCATCCGGCGTTTGTGTAGCCTTTGTGTGATACCGGTGTGCTGTAACAGGCACAAGAAGTAAACGTATTGTGATGATATCGCACAGCGCCGCTTTCACACCTGTGGGCAAGTAGACGCTGTCCTTGGCCTTCTGGTGAGGTCCGCACTGCACCACAGTCATGTGAGCCGTATTACAGCAGGTGCCGCAGCTATGCTacggtgtggggagccttGTGGAAGGGACACGTTCGACCCCCTTGGGCAACGGCTTCCTTGTTCACTCACGCGCTCCGACGCATGCTTGCATCCGCGCTGTTTCACGTGAATGGATTTTCTCAGTGTTCCCCTCTGGATGCATCTCTgagctttttttcttgttccTTGCCCTTTGGATGTTTCACATCACTCAGCGCATCGatacacacgtgcacgcgcCGGCACGTGTCCTTTCTTCTTGGAGTGTCGCTTGGtcgcgcaccaccaccgtagAGAACACATTCAGCCGCAAAGCAACGTGTGGACTTCCATCTCTGAGTATCCCGGCTATATTGAGTATTATTCTCTTCAAGCTCAACTCAGCTAAGATGGCTGCGGAGTACCCATGCAATACATTAGTGGGGGACGTCAACACGTTCCCCTGCTGTGGCAGTGTCGGGGTGTGTTTGAAGTTAAGACGGAAGAAACCGCCCCATGGAGGGGCTGCGTGGTCGTCTCCTGGGTTCCTAAACACACGCGATGGTGGCTCCTCACAACACGAAGGAAGCACTCCACATGTATGCTGAGGACCCGTGTCATCCGGCGCTGTAGCCATATGTATGCCTGTGGGCGCTGAAGCGTCGTTGCTGTAGATGAGCATCGCTCTCGGTCACGGTATGGATCAGGGTACCTGTAACGGAGAGAACGGCGTGCACCAGACGCGTAAGGGCGTGGTCGACGTCAAGCGTTTGTGGTGAGCCGGAGTTGGCGAGAAGAGACCGGGGGAACACCGAGTGGACAAAAGACAAACACTCTTGCGCCAGTGTTGCTTCGAGTCAAGCTCACCTGTGCCTTCCCCTCTGGCGTCatttgctctctttttttcccgcAGAGTGTACGCGTGATGACATATGTCGCGCACCCCAACACGTTTCCTCAATCCCCGGACTGCCCCATTCCCTGAGTCTCTCTTCTTATTCCTTCTGCACTTCCTTTTTCGGCTTCTATGCACCCACTAAAAACTGGTGTCGGCTGGTCTGCCGAGGCGCCTCCATTGACTCTGGCTGTTGCAGTGATGTTTAccacggtggtggtggtggtggtgggtgtgcTGCGTTGTCCAGCACGCCGATGTTTGTGTTCCTCCTCTGTTGCTTTTGCCACCTCCATCCTCTCTTCATTGCTGTTCTTGTTCGAGCGCGTTGTCAGATCAGCCTTCCGTTGTTTCTACCTATCTGTCCCTTATCTGCTACggtgtctttctctcttgttgcCGCTCTTGCTACGGAGCACCTTGGGCACATGTGCGCCTTGCGCCCTACCTGCCTCGATGAGCACACATACCGACCTACGCGCAAGGCACGCATAACATGGAGGCACAACTACACAGATGAAGCGTGTCTGCAGTGCGTGAAAGCTGAAAGACGGAaaggtggggggaggggcgggaaGACGAGAGACGAGGTCCGTGTTGGCCGGATGGCCACATACTAccgtcttctcccctccccgctaTCCCACCTCCTTATTGGATTTGGTCACACATGCTGGCAACTTTGGGGGTATCGTGGCCTTCGCTCTCGTTGTGCCTCGGGGGACTACCTGTGTGGACTGCCAGCCTtccctcgctctttctccttttcgtatgccttcttttcttcacATCGACGCACTCGCTGCTCAGGCGCCTTGACCGTTTAGCTTCACCGAGGCCTtcgcccttctcttttttctctctctcacaaCCCCATATGGCTTAGCACACGCTCGCGCACGGCTCTGCTCACTTTGCACGCATGCCTCTCCCGTGAGTCCCTCCTGTGTTTTCCGATCGCTTTTCATCTCTACCTACACAAACTCAGACGAAACCATGCTGCACGTCGTCCTCTTCAAGTTCGACGCGAAGAAGTTCGCGCAGGAGTTCCCGGGCGACTCGCTCCAAGAGGAGATTAAAGCAATGCGCCAGGCTGAGATCCCCGGCCTCGTCGAGGTGATCATGAGTGCCAAGAACATCATCCCCTGGGCTGGCTACCAGGATGCCTCGGGGggctacacacacgcattgGTGTCGCGTCACGTGAACGCGACTGCACTGCGCATCTACGCCAATCATCCAGTGCACAAAGCACTGCAGGTGCGCTTCTTCAAGTGtctcgcggcgccgcctctccGCATTGAGCTCGACATTCACTCAAACCTGTAAAAGAGGAAGAACAGAACCCCTGAGGTGTTCATTGCTCTGATCCACGTAAGGCCTCAGCCTATGCGTCCACCCACGTGAGTAAGCCCTGAGGTGAAACTCAACATGTAGCGTGATGGGCACCTCTCACAACCTTTGTTGTTGCCTTGGGGTACGTGTGCGCGTATCGATCAACAGCGGCtaccaaaaaaaaaaacgactCGCCTGTATAACAGCCATTGCTTGGCGGAGGGCAATCGTGATCGCACCAGTGTCAAATCTCGCTGGATATGAAGCTGATTTTaacaaaagagagatgcGATGCATCTATGCGGTGACGACCTCCACCTACTGCGAAACCacctgtgtgcgcgcgtgcacgtCTGCTCCCACCTGCGCTCATCTGCCTGCGTGTTCCCCGAC includes these proteins:
- a CDS encoding putative reductase, producing the protein MTNHLFGMHVGDTLLFRSVAFKIQYRPNRWKHVGMIGGGTGFTPFLQLIRHALMERSDSTEVDETKLSFLFCNRTERHILLGGVFDDLARRYPDRFRMFYTIDLAVDKEKWLERENHFLGYVTTDMICRSMPAPEEKKKIVMLCGPDPLLSHVAGTPISTMSSMSGSLNIQPMATDINNLVSLGGLLKELGYDNTDVYRF
- a CDS encoding NADH-ubiquinone oxidoreductase 20 kDa subunit,mitochondrial precursor, with translation MLRRTHIAFTGRAMISRGSPEWSHRLDLKKGKKTTLAHKLGTSKPNNALQYAQMTLHDLTEWVLAYSPWPLTFGLACCAVEMMHSYSSRYDLDRFGIVPRPSPRQAEIIIVSGTVTNKMAPLLRNIYVQMVNPKWVISMGSCANGGGYYHFSYAVLRGCERSIPVDFWIPGCPPSAESLVFCLHNLQKKIRWHEIQKYSVR